The uncultured Trichococcus sp. DNA segment AAAAATAGAGTGGCAAGCCAAGCCATCAAAGGGGACGAAAAAGCGCGCAAAATTTTGGCGCTTTTGGAACATTCCGATGATTTTTTGGCGACTATCCAAGTTGCCATTACTTTCGCGGGCTTCCTTTCCAGTGCATCGGCGGCCAATACTTTTGCAGCCAGACTCGATCCCTATCTGAGTAATATACCCGGCGCGGAACAGGCTGCCATTCTGATCGTGACGTTAGCGCTCTCCTACATTTCCTTGGTCTTCGGTGAACTGTACCCGAAACAACTGGGGCTGCAGCGCCCGGAAGAAGTGGCGCGGGCAGGTGCGGGCGTCATCACTGTCGTCCAAAAGCTGATGAAACCATTCGTTTGGTTTTTGTCTTTTTCGACCAGTGTGCTTGAAAAAATGACGCCGATCACTTTCACAAGCGGCAACGACATGTTTTCGCGTGAAGAAGTGCGTGAACTGCTGGAAAAGAGCAGTGATGAAGGGACCATCGAACGGATGGAATTCAATATGCTGAAAGGGGTGCTTTCCATGGACAATAAAATGGCTCGGGAGGTCATGGTGCCGCGGACGGACACTTTCATGCTGAATGTGAACGATGATGTCGAGGCGAACATAGAAGCAGCGTTGGATTCCCCTTATACGCGCATACCGATTTACGAAGACGACAAGGACAATATCATTGGCGTGTTGCATCTTAAAAATTTGTTGAAGGAATCCAAAAACACGCAGATCGACCGAATCGATCTGCGGAAAATCATGAATGAGCCTCTGTTTGTGCCGGAAACCATTCTTACGGATGAATTGATGTCGTACCTGAAGAAAAGCCACAACCAATTGGCCTTGCTTCATGATGAATATGGCGGTATGGTCGGGATCGTAACCTTGGAGGACATTCTGGAAGAAATTGTTGGCGATATCGAGGATGAGTACGATGAAAGCTATGTGCTGATCGAGCGGGTCGGGGATAATGCGTACGAAGCCGATGGGGCTACGCCTCTGCATCGCTTCAATGATTATTTTGGTTCGCAACTTGAATCGGCGGATGTCGATACAATCGCCGGCTACCTGTTGACGGAGTTGGGTGAGTTTCCGGAAGAAAATGAGGAAGCATCCATCGAAGTGAACGGATTGATCATCAAAACGTTGGAGTTCGACAATCGCCGCCTGCTGAAAGTCGGGGTGTCTTATCTGAATAAGAATGATCGCCCCGCAAAAGAACGTTTCAAAGAGGACGAGGCAGAGGCTGAAGAAGCCGCCGGTGGAACGGAAGAAACAGAGTGAATGATGCGCAGCCTTGCCCGGATCGACAAAAGTCGGTCAGGGTGAGGCCGCTTTTTTTGGAAATCGGGATAGTGCGCCTACGGATAACCGATCCGTATTTGGGGTCAGCGTACGCTCGTAACGACAATCTTGTGGAATGCCGGAATTTCTTGTATAATAACAAAGGTATTATCGTGGGTTAGCGTGTGCATATTGCTCATGCTATCTTTTTGTGTAAAGGAAAGTAGAAAATATTTTGAATCCAAAAGTGCATCGCCACAGGTGCTTCACGGTTTTGCGAAATGTTTCATGCATCCAATATAGATATATATGGCTAGCTTCACGGGTAAGCCCTTCGGAAAGGAAAAAAGGAACCCCTTGTCTTTACGAGCCAAGGATACTGTTCGACTTGTCATGATTCTTGTCATCTTGATGATTTAGAAACATGATACAACTGACCGGTACGGTCACGTTGATTCCTATGTTTTGGAAGTCTCTCAGCATATTGCGCTCTACGATGCGGAGCTCGATTTCCTGAATTTCTTTCAGGGCTGAACGAACCCGTTCAGCTTTTCTTACGTTCACGATGGAGATATTTGAAAAAAGGAGAACAATATGACTCAAACATTAGCAGATAAAGTCAAAGCAAGAAGAACATTTGCGATCATTTCCCATCCGGATGCCGGTAAAACGACCATCACGGAGCAGTTGTTGTTGTTCGGGGGCGCAATCCGCCAAGCAGGGACGGTAAAAGGGAAAAAATCAGGCAAATTCGCCAAATCGGATTGGATGGATATCGAAAAACAAAGGGGCATTTCAGTAACCAGTTCGGTCATGCAGGTTGATTATGACGGAAAACAGATCAATATTTTGGATACGCCCGGACATGAAGATTTCTCGGAAGATACGTACCGCACCCTGATGGCTGTGGATAGTGCAGTCATGGTCATCGATAGCGGGAAGGGGATTGAACCCCAGACGAAGAAATTATTCAAAGTCTGCAGCATGAGAGGGATTCCGATCTTCACCTTCATCAATAAATTGGACCGTGATGGCCGCGAGCCGATGGATCTGATTGCGGAATTGGAAGAAGTATTGGGGATCGATGCCTACCCGATGAACTGGCCGATGGGCATGGGGAAAAATTTATTGGGTCTGTATGACATCTACAATAATCGCGTGGAACTGACCCATCCGGAAGAGAATGAAGACAACGATTTCCTGCCGCTGAATGAAGAAGGCGAAATCGAAGGTGATTATCAGGTGAAGCAATCAACCATCTATACCCAAGCGGTTGAAGATGTCCAGTTGCTGAAAGAGGCGGGCAACGACTTTTCGGAAGAAGCGATCGCAGCCGGAAAACTGACGCCTGTTTTCTTCGGGTCAGCTTTGACTGGCTTCGGCGTCCAGACCTTTCTTGATGCCTTTGTTGATTTTGCTCCGAGCCCAAG contains these protein-coding regions:
- a CDS encoding hemolysin family protein yields the protein MTTDPSNQTLLWQLLLIAVLTLVNAFFAASEIAFVSLNKNRVASQAIKGDEKARKILALLEHSDDFLATIQVAITFAGFLSSASAANTFAARLDPYLSNIPGAEQAAILIVTLALSYISLVFGELYPKQLGLQRPEEVARAGAGVITVVQKLMKPFVWFLSFSTSVLEKMTPITFTSGNDMFSREEVRELLEKSSDEGTIERMEFNMLKGVLSMDNKMAREVMVPRTDTFMLNVNDDVEANIEAALDSPYTRIPIYEDDKDNIIGVLHLKNLLKESKNTQIDRIDLRKIMNEPLFVPETILTDELMSYLKKSHNQLALLHDEYGGMVGIVTLEDILEEIVGDIEDEYDESYVLIERVGDNAYEADGATPLHRFNDYFGSQLESADVDTIAGYLLTELGEFPEENEEASIEVNGLIIKTLEFDNRRLLKVGVSYLNKNDRPAKERFKEDEAEAEEAAGGTEETE
- a CDS encoding peptide chain release factor 3, which translates into the protein MTQTLADKVKARRTFAIISHPDAGKTTITEQLLLFGGAIRQAGTVKGKKSGKFAKSDWMDIEKQRGISVTSSVMQVDYDGKQINILDTPGHEDFSEDTYRTLMAVDSAVMVIDSGKGIEPQTKKLFKVCSMRGIPIFTFINKLDRDGREPMDLIAELEEVLGIDAYPMNWPMGMGKNLLGLYDIYNNRVELTHPEENEDNDFLPLNEEGEIEGDYQVKQSTIYTQAVEDVQLLKEAGNDFSEEAIAAGKLTPVFFGSALTGFGVQTFLDAFVDFAPSPSEHLTVADEIVEPTDENFTGFIFKIQANMNPAHRDRIAFVRVCSGEFKPGMDVFVTRTGKKIKLAHTTQFMADSREQVQTAVAGDIIGLYDTGNFQIGDTIHEGKKSLQFEALPQFTPELFMKVTPKNVMKQKSFHKGVQQLVQEGAIQLYKTYHTEDYILGAVGQLQFEVFQYRLLHEYNAEVEMMPMGSKIARWIDPEDLDPNMSSSRNLLCRDRFGDPVFLFENQFAMRWFQDKYPEVKLTALL